From Quercus robur chromosome 8, dhQueRobu3.1, whole genome shotgun sequence:
TGACTAGTCCACTTTTGGATGGACTGATGAAGATTGTACAAAATGCAGATGGCTTCTCTTGTTTATCTACATTGGGCTGaagcttttgtttttcttccacTTTTGTGAACTGATGGTACCTGGGGTTGTATCAGTAGGTTGAATCGAAGTTTTAAGGTCGTGAATAAGATGTGTTCGGCAGGATTTTCTGAGATACTACAGGGCTTTAATGGGAGCTTAAATTAATGTGTACATACATGCTAATATCTAGATTTCTACCATGAAGGCTCATCAGTTGGCCTCAGCTTACGTGGTTGTGAGTTTTTATAGCCATTTAAGGTAGATAAAGTGTTTCTTTCAACTGTTGTAAGCCTGAGTTTGTTTGTGTATTGGAGGGAGAACATATTATATTGACCGGAatctattaatatttataaattggTGTACATTGTGCCCAAGTTCCTTTTTATTGCCGGACTTTCTTACATATTCTAGCTTATAATCATGTCAGTATGTGTGTGGGGTCTGTGTGTTTGAATTTCTAAGTATAGCAGAAGGTATAAAGTCCTTGTCATATGTGTATCTTActcatttttttgcatattcactgtataattataagaaaaatgctagagttacaaactattttacaataatttttacaaacttctaatttggttagtttttatgttataatgttttgaataaaaaaaaattttaaatgggtttCAGGTTTCAGGTAAGGTATGGATATCCATGAATAATATGTTCGGATAAGATTTGAGTATGGATATTATCGGGTATCCATGGATAAATTTTTCGGGTCGGGTATGGGTATACccgatccataccctacccatggCCATCTGTAGGGCCAACAACATCAATTGGTGCTACCAAACCAACACGAGCAGGTGCCCCAACCTGTTTAGTTCAAAATTGTTACAACCAAGTTAGTTAAAATTCATAATAGGATAAAGCATTTAGAACATGATTCTAAGACATCCTCAGCCTCAAAAAGAATTATTAAGATTTCAAggataacaaaaacaaaacaaacacctTGCTCACTAGGCAAATGGTTAAATGGAACAACCAATAACTTAAGCTCATTCAAGAGTTACTTGATTAATTTATACTTTTCTGTATATAGTAAATAAAGACCACGACTCACAAGTTGTTAGTTCTTCACACATCTACGCTTAATATAGATAACTACCTTATAGTTAAAATTACACTATTTGAATagattagataaaaaaaaatagttccaTTTATAGAATTTTTAACAGGTTATAGCTTAACAACAAAATGGGCtattctttctccaaaaaacaaaatgggctattaatattatcaataaattataaatattaatttgatatCTTATCTACAAAATAAGCAATCCCCTATCAATTCTATTAATCATTGATATGTAGAACTCGGCTTGTTTAATATTACAAGCATATATAGTTAAATATATGTCATTCACAAGGACTTGctcataaattaattttctcctcaaataaataaataaaactaaggAACCAAACATCtgattaaaagtaaaaaaaattaccttgtACTTGGCGACCTCTTCACTGACCTCCTTCAAATCACCCTTGGTGAAAATCAGACCCACGTTTccctaataaaaaaaaccaaacaaaatacaattttttaactatgaatgaaacaaacaaaaaatgaaaaagagagagaaagagagagagagagcgaaaCTTACGACAAGGAGAGGAATGAGATTGAGGAAGGCATTGTTGCCAGTGTTATCAGCATGGATCCTGATAGACCTCTTCATCATGGTGTTTTTACTCATGAGAACCACCGAGTCGCCACGTAGACCCTTGCGAATACTCTGCAGCTGGGTGGATCCGACGTTGTCGGCCGCCACAATAAGGATCTGGTTGTACTCGTCCAGCAGCTGGCATAGCTTGGAGTCGTATGCGATCTTCTTCTCGGCTTTTGATGGCTTATGCGCACCATTGttatgatgaagatgaagaacaaGAACGatgttttggctttttttttttaaaggttaaaataaaaaaacctacgAGAAAATGAGCAAAATCGAGGGCCAAGACGAAGCTCTGTGCTCGGTCAAGGCGGACAGCGAAACGGCGCCGTCTCTTTAACCTCTGATTCTAGTGAGAGCTTTTGGTTTGGGGGTTTCCTGAGGTGAGAGGCTTGCAGAAAATGAAGAGCACAGAGGTTTGGATTACGGTTTTTTAGGATGATTTGGATATCGGAcggttaggatttttttttttttttttttttgcttggatcTGGCGGTTAGGATGTTTTTAAATGGTGGTCTTAGTTTAGGAATTTTAATGGGCTTGTGGTGTAAATTGGGCCTGTGAGTGGCTCAATGGGATCAGAAGAAGTCCAGAATATCAAGTCAGGAGTTAAACGACACAAGTCCTAGTAAAACGGCAGAATTATATAATGCTACAAGTAGTTTAGTGCATTAAGTATTTTCACACATGTGCAGAGCTTTTAGTTCTGTTCACACGTGATGTAAACAGGGTTAGAGATAAGGTACTTCttgatatattaaattttaatttgcctaaataataaaatcatcaaTAACAATTACATCCAAtcaataaggtttttttttttaattattggatGGGTTAATTTTATGATATTGATGAATCGTCagagaaaaaaatgactttcttatcaattttatcaattatttgataattatttaactcggtcttattattattattcctatTGGTGACGTTATCGATATCGACCCATTTCTTAATATTGATCTTCTTTCTAAgacaaaaattgagaatttccaatacaaatattttctatttgaatattttctatatatttatactatCATCTTCGACGAGAGAATTATGGATTTACTAAAATGATTGAAGACCATCTTAAGAGTTATGGATTGGCCATTAAGTTTTACAGTATTTCTTTTGTTTCCTATTAGTTTTGCATTAACGGAATCGTTGacgtcaattttattttttattcttaatcaTGGAtgtcttttattattttgataaataatctAAATTGTACAGAtagttatattatttgattCTCTCCAACGTTCAAATGTTAGACTAGATTTTTTCACACTTTTAGATCCAAAACCTTGCGAAAGGTTCTTTCATATTCTATTTTTGTAAATGGTCTCATGCAGATGCAATAGTTGTTCTTGTTTCTACTTTCATGATTTTTCCTTATAGTCTGGGAAGTAACGAATATAACTAACTTTGTACTTGGATTGCAGAACATGAAACTATCAGAAGAGGTCACTAAAGCTTCTTTCATATCCTTGTTGAGCATATATAGGTATGTTAGTTCAATCTCATTTGCCGAAATGTTTATGGAATGATTtccttatattttcttttttgggatatGGTAATACAAGCATATTAAACACTTCTACTACGAGTTCTAGTATAGTGtgcatgtattttttttctattgaaaATCAATCTTATTAATAAAAACCCTTTTGTATTAGGAATATCAAGTACGATGCTTTTATTTGAATGTTTATTTAAGACATGACATATATccaaaattcttgaaaaatagagtttttttaataattttgtattctatattttaataattttttataattttaaaatctcTAACAAGggctttaaatatttttatagtcATTCAATAATTTACAATTGTAAGTATGCGTTTTGGATCCTTAGCCCAAGGTATGATTAGATCCAAGTCcaataagcccaatacaatgaatttgtagaaagtgggttggaaaactaggttCTAATGAATGAGATAACAGTTAGAATGAATTTTAACAGATGATCAAACAGAAAAGGGCAGGAGTTATTCAGGTAAAtttgtcctcggcacaatccgaggaggtCTGTTCCagtatatattgattgaaaatgGTTACAAATATGGTTCAAGCTATTACAGTGCTTTCTCTTCCAAATTTCCAATCCCCTCTCCCAGGATTTCCTCTCTAATTTATATCATCTTCCCTTCTCATCTTTTCCCTACATGTGGATAGTAGATTGCTTAAGatgatccttgtcccatccactcctgaagtctttgggagtagctgtaaggttgTAAAAACATTGTTCAGAGATCACTTCCTTATTAATGCGGTCAgggagttagctgcagagcattcaatgcggtagtagcagctttcccttaaaTTTGCTTCATATTgaatattttctaattatttaacAAATAGACAATCTCTTCTATAATATCCAACaacaaaacattaaaataaccCAATTTAAAATTTGGAATGATGAATCCTATTAGTGGATAGCAATAACCACAAAGGCACAAAGATTATTCCTTCTTATTGCCTGTAACAGAGGCTAAATGACTATAGTCGATTTTTGTATATAGAGCTAAACTATATGATTGGATCAATAAAACAGTTTCACCAAAAAgataaatagaaagaaaaataaaaaaacattttatatagaCAATTCAAAGAAAGCTTTTAAGAACCTGAGACCAAGAACTTAATCTCTACTAAATAACATAGCTTTCACCTAATATGACTGGTAACATAGTTGGGTTTATGGTTTACATATTGATTATCTGTAAGACATGGAGCATCTATTGATGTGTGTGCTTGTTAGACATTAGGCATGCTCTGTCATGTATTCTATAATTGATTAGTAATGTGAGTCAAACTCAAATTCAAGCTAATGAGACTTGCAAAAATGGACGTGGTACAAATTCCAAATTATGGAATAGGAACAAAACAATCAGATATTTTGTCAACCAATTTTAATGCATGCAACATAGAGTCTCgtttgattcaaaaaaaaaaaaaaaaaaaaaaaaaaaaaaaaaacaaacaaacaaactaacaaacaaacataGAGTCTCGTTAATTAAGTCCATACCAAAATAACACAAATTGTTTTTTTAGAGGGGTGATTGACAGAGAGagacaaacaaatcaaattttcaaaaaaaaaaaaaaaaaagtcaagcaCTGAATTAAAAGGTGAAATCAAGGTGACCTAATTTTGCTCTAATTGGGTTAGACAGAGGTTAAGAAAAACAGCTGCaaaaaagagattgaaagttgaTTAGAATTAGAGAAAAATACAAtgagaagggagagagagagagagagagagagagagagagagagagagagagagagagagagagagagagagagcaagcaTGCCTTAAAAAACAGTACCAAAACCACCACATGGTAAACAAAGAAGACCAATGGTGGAAGCCATAGGAAGCAATTGTTGAAGCAATTTGAAAGTTGGCGGCCTCCTCTATATAAAAGCGTAACATGGACGGCACATTTGGCACAATCTCTTTCAATTTGGTGGGTTTAAATTCAAGGTTGCTGGAAGTGGACATGTTGAAGATTTCAAGAGTGACTCTATCACAGTTTGGTTCTGCGTGtggggttttagggtttttgagTCCTATAGTAAttagttaaaaattaaataaataaaaactaaaaaaataaggcAAAATTACATTATTAGTCCTTCAAGTTTGCCTTGTGAGCGCTATTAGTCCCTCAAGTTATAAGTGAGCACtattagtcccttaagttttaaaagTGAGCAATATTAGTCTTATATTAACTAAAGTTAATGCTATTGCTTATGTAACTAACGGAATAATGACCTATCATATTTTGTTTAATGACGTGGAATTTTTGAatgaataaatttcaaaaaccaaTATCAAAATACTTGATCTAAGTCATCTGAACTTTCCCTGTCAGTTTCTGAAACACACAAGAGAGAAAAGTTGCCAGCGAGGCTATTGTTGGTTTCCATGGCTGTCTCAAGAGTCGCACTGTTCCTCCCGAATGGCACCATCCGCAATGAAATTGCAATCAATCCATGGATCCAGAATTGTATTCCCACCATAACCTTCTTTTAGTTGAAACTGTGCAAGACCCTTTACTAAtgacccataatttaatcaatcaTTAAGTTTTAAACTCAAATGGTTGACAAATACTAACGCAAAGGTTCACAAATGTGATATACTCAATCATTAAACCACTGCAATACATAAGGATCAACGATTTCTACTCTTAACACTGGTTTTGTTTTAGATCCAAAAAAACCCACACATCCTCCAACTTTGATGCGTATCTATATATCCCAAAACAAATGCAAGCTATGCAAACAACTATTGCAATCCACTCCTCGTCCACGatatacaatatatttttgCCATGATTGAATCTCAATACCCATACAGTTTTGTCCACAATTTTAAACCCATGGATTGATTGCAACATCATTGCGGATGGTGCCATATGGTGAATTGGTGCGACACTTGAGACAACCATGGAAAAACAATGATATCCTCTCCAGGCAACCTTGCTTTCTCATGCATTTCAGACTTTCAGTATCAGATGGGGGAATGGCCAGGTCAAGTATTTTGGGATTAAGGGTTTTgatgtgtaaaatattttttgaaattttcattaaaatatgccacaacatttaaaaaattgccaaatcATTATTCAGTTAGTCACGTAAGTAATACGACTAATGGTAGTTAATAAAAGGACTAATACAGCTCattttaaaaactcaaagtaCCAATGGCGCTCAtttgaaacttgagggaccaattgcaTTCACAGAGTAAACTTTAGGGACTAATAGTGTagtttcatcaaaaaataatgtgtaaaattgtgaggTTGCTAAAGCTTATGGGGCAAGGTTTCTGTCCAGTGGCCAATGCCACTGGACATGTTGGATACATGACACGTGTCCAGTCTTGGACACGTGTCGCGTATCCAACGTGTCTAGTGACCAGTGGTCACTAGACAAAAGCTGAGTCCAAACTTATGTGGCAAAATATTAGAAGGTCAACAAATAGTCAATCGTCTTTggtttatagtatatatataatatatagatatagatagtTCAACTTCATTTAGTGTATTGTTCAATTTGTTTTGGAAATCTATGAAGCATAGAGATTACAGAGGTTAAATAAATCTTTTCCCTAGACCACAAACAACATTTCTTAGTTCCCTATTCCAAGTAAATTGAAGATACATACTCCaaattgttttatataatttataataaaactttttttttccaactttacaataaaagttaaaactagaTACCATCAAGTACCAAAATGTGCCCTACAATGGTAGAgccaaagttttattttttggctccaCGGCTACCGTGCATAGCGTAGTAGTTgaaaggtaaatttttttttttttttttttatttgtgcgTTCACACTGCTTTtgattatttttctcatttttattcttatttctcTTCATTTGCGTTCACATTGCTATTGTTTGTGCGTTCACActtcttttactcttttttttctttttttatatagcGTTCGCACTGCTATGTAATGTTTGTGTGTTCACACTTCTAttgtaatattatattattttattgtgttgaaagctaaaatagatctacTGATgctggatgttttgtaaagtgaataaataaagtagctttttgtgattccaaatagctaaaaaaatagctccatcaatgtggatgctcttatatgATTTTTGAATCTTCTTATGCCATTTGGGATATTACGaacatattaaaattattaagacAATTTGGTCTAAGCCTAATTTTACTACCAAAGTTTTAAGAATTCTAAAACTAttacatatattaaaattctaTCACCAAccgtttattattattactattatttatatagATATAACAAACCATTTATAAATGTAAATAAGttttatgttactttttttttttttttgagaaaaaagtttTATGTTACTTTAACCATCTATTATAGTTgatctttttaaataataaaatttagatcATGCCTACTACCATGCTTACTATATGATTTGGAAATTACAATGTGTTCATGTCATGTGGTGTATCAAAATTCATAACAAAGgaaatgaaaattcaattttcttgACCAACTTTGGTAGTATAGTTTTTGTAGATTTCCAAATTGAGGTCAGTGATCTTGCAAATAATTCCTTAAGAAACAACATGGGGTGACAAAATTATTCATAACATTTACATTTATAGGTTAATTTGGTAATCTATTAATGTGAATCATATATAATACATTTGATGGGATAACTCACCAAAAATGTGGCACCCatccaaatccaaacaaatGACTGCTAGGTTTTAATAATTGTTTGGTATAGGTAATGGAGAGGGGTCAAACTGTGCTCTAAGGtagaaaattggaaaataattaTCCACgtccatgagagagagagagagagagagagagagagagagagataataacaaatttataattttttttttatatatacaagatagaatttctactctagcctaatctaagtgtatatgtgtgtgaagctccctcctggagacttgaatcccggtccttgccccccacacttcacactccacaagcacttatacttgtggagtgaccatcgcacaaAGGGTGTGTGATGGTGTTTgtaaaaagagttaaaaaattagatgagaagaaaaagagttaAAAGATATAGTAATAATTAATGAACATCAAATTATCATAGTCATGctgataaaaatatatttgtatatactatatttatAATGCAATTGCATAACAtttatgaaattaaataaaattaaggaaaaaaaaagataacaacttaaaaccacaaaattaaatcacataaacCCAAAGCAGAGttctaaagaacacaaaagTTTATAATCAAcctaaaatagagatgcaagattaaaaaaaataaaatctaacaaaattgaaagaaaaaaattttttttgagagagagatggatAACCTTTTTATGTAGGAATGTGAAAGCTATGCATAGAATGTGAGAAAAttgcaaatttatagtaaaatgatgagaataagaagaatgaaaataatGGAAGATAAAATGTTAGGAAAGAGTGATATTAAAGTAGATAGTAGTGAGGATATGAAAATGTAAAAGGGAGGAGAAATGTTAGAAAGAGTGTAACAATAATTTGGGAATTAATAAGAagtaaaagagttaaaaaaaataagagagagagagataaattgattgattgattatttattttggatttatcaCTAGTGTAGACTGCGGTgctagaagaagaaaaaaagacagGTTACTATTCacaaaagaaattgaagatgaGGCTAATACAAGGCCAAGGAAGACCATGATTTGAGGCATGAGTAACATGGAAAAGCCAAACATCAATGAAGTTTTGAGGAAAGAAACTCATGCGAGGCAGTGAAACTGATTTTAATAGGGAATGAAAGAAAgttaggaataaaaaattaaataaaatctaatgttATTTCAATTATACCATGTAATATTGTTCAGATAGTTGGATAAAAGATTCTCTTGCATGATTAATCTTGATTAGTTactttaataaaacaaaagcaatcCATTAATCACTTTGTGACCTCTACAAAGCCACTTTATCTGCATTTACCAAACAACTTTTACTCACTATGATAATTTCTCAGCATCTTCCACTAAAGGAGAGGTGACTCCATTGATGACCCCTTCTTGTCCTTCAGCAAATTGACCTGAAAAGAAAGTCCACATGATTCCAAACATCAATGAAGTTTTGAGGAAAGAAACTCATGCGAGGCAGTGAAACTGATTGTAATAGGGAATGAAAGAAAGttaggaataaaaaatttaaaaaaatctaatgttaTTTCAATTATACCATGTAACCACGTTCAGCTAGTTGGATAAAGATTCTCTTCCGTAATTAATCATGAATTTactttaataaaacaaaagcaatcCGTTCACTTCACTTTGTGAACTCACAAAGCCACTTTATCCACCTTCACCAAACAACTTTATCCAGCATCTTCCGTAGTAGTGCGATGACCTGAAAAGCAAGTCCATATGATTTCTTCCTCATCTATTTCCATGTATTATTATGCTACATTAATACCTTCACTCgcttttagtttttgtacttTCTTCCAAAAGATTAGCATTTAGCAAGAACGGTTGCTTTGTGTTATTTTCTTGCCctctgtgtttttattttttcttgtatgtTATTATGACTAACAGCCAAtcagccccaaaaaaaaaaatctctacttTGTTCCGTTTGGAATTGtactcttggtttttttttaaggaaaaagagttacactcttttattttcaatttctttttttatattttaaattgtatttttgttgagttttattcatttttagatACATTTCTCAGTGTTTTTGATTGTATGGTagaaaaaattgggtttgagaaagtttgtttaaaactaaaagaataatttccaaattttacatactttttaatgatacacaatattataaataacttttattaaaaaattaatattttcactagcttatcttttaaattctcgagaaaaattgtattggtttgattttggtACGACAAAAATTAATATGCTACATTTGTGATTGTCCTTAATATGCTTATTCCTTGGTATTGGAATTCAAGGAAAGGACCAAGGTACCACAACATATTTCCCTACAGTCATACTGAAGTTTAGCCAATAACAGATAACCCATGGAGTGACTAAAGACTGACCTAGTAGCATACAGGCCTTAAATTTCACACATTTCAATTCccaaataattctttcaaaccACAATCACAACACTTTCTTAGGTACATAATGTGCTAGTACAGACGTCTAGACAATAATAGATTACACAGTGTGACTAAAAACTGACCTAGTAGTGTATACTAGCCTTAGATTCTCCGGTGCTTTTATTAGCTTAGATAGATTATTtgtccacccccccccccccctctttcccCCTAGTGTTTCCaaataaaaagttgtttttatttcttcaaTCAGGGAATTTTGTTACCATATGGCAAACATAACTAAGTACTACTTGCAGGAACATGAATTTTGAAGAAATCAGATTGTGAGTGATCAACAAGTTTACGATTATATAGTTTCAATTTAGACATGAATTAAGGATATAATAAAGTGACAAACAGagtggaaaatttaaaaaaatttgcaatgtCAAACACTGTGGAAAATGATCATGATTAAAAGTTCATCCAATGTGGAAAAGGCAATATAGCATACAGGGCagataaatttaatatcttgtGAATTGTCAAGCACAGTTGAAAATTATTTGCTcctaattatataatatatgtatataaccACCGTGGGTTCCAgctagctcaactgataaagtctctgatggttgaataagagatctggggttcaatccccgcctataccaaaaactgattggtgtcttggtctgatgataaagagctatcatcaggagcggacgccataggttgaaactctctcaaaaaaaaagtatatagcCACCCCACCATCCAAATTGTCAAGTTGATATAATTATGCAATGAAAATGGTAACAAAACCTCCCCACCATCCAGATTTCACGTTGAGATGATTAGGAAATGAAGATGGGTACAAAATCACCCAACTATCCAACTTGTCAATTTTATATGATAGGGGATATATTGGTCATTTCAATTtgttgatttatatatatagccaaCATATCACTAGTTAGCCTATACAACACCAAATATATCACCAGCTTCCTTAATCCTTCTCCAAACCAAATGACGCTTCACCAAACCAATTTGTGTGCATCCTCGTCTTATTCCATATACCTTCATCTCATGattcttctctttctcatttccCTACTCTGCTTGCAACCCACCTTTATTGCCGCTGCTCCCACAAACAAGACTGATCGTTTCGCTTTGCTCAAATTCAAAGAATCTGTGCCTCTGGATCCCTATAACATATTGAGCTCATGGAATGACTCTATGCACTTCTGCAACTGGCTAGGAGTCAAATGCGGTCATCGGCACCAAAGAGTCACAGTCTTAGACCTACAAGGCCACAAGTTACGTGGAACTCTATCACCTTACATCGGCAACCTCAGCTTTCTTAGGTCCATCATCCTCCAGAATAATAGCTTCTATGGCAAAATTCCACAAGAAATCGGTCATCTGTTCAGACTGCAAGGGCTCTATCTCAACAATAACACAGTGGAAGGGGAAATACCATCCAGCTTGTCCAACTGCTCCAACCTCAAGTTCTTAAATCTTGGTGTGAATAAGCTTATAGGGAAGATTCCGACTGAGGTAGGCTCTTTAACGAAACTTAAATTACTTCAGCTCAGTGCTAATGATTTGGTAGGAGGGATCCCGCCTTCTCTAGGAAATCTTTCTTCACTCACAGATTTTCATGTATCGTACAATAATTTGGTGGGAAATATTCCAAATGCCATAGGCCAATTAAATGGCTTagtatttttcacaatttcagTTAATAACTTGTCAGGTACGATCCCTTCCTCTCTTTACAATGTGTCATCTCTCCAAACCTTTTCAGTTGGAGGAAACCAACTTAATGGCACACTTCCAGCCAACATAGGCCTAAATCTTCCAAATCTACAAAATTTCCTTTTTGGTCAAAATGAGTTTTCTGGGCCAATCCCTACTTCATTAGGCAATGCAACTCAGCTTCAAAAAATCGATTTAGGTAAGAATAAGTTTTTGGGATCAATTCCAACAAATTTGGGAAATCTACCGAATCTTTTAGTGCTTGCTTTGAGGCGAAATTATCTAGGAAAGAGCCTCCATATCTTCACATCGTTGACAAACTGTAGTAGACTTTATATATTGGATTTAAGTTCAAACCAATTTGATGGTGTTCTGCCCAATCCTGTATCAAACTTCTCCTCCCAACTCAATGAATTATTTCTTGGAATCAATGAAATATCTGGAACTATTCCTGGATCATTAACGAATCTCTTTAACTTAATTCTCTTGGGCTTAAATGATAATCACTTCACAGGCGTCATTCCTACTACTTTTGGGAAGTTTGAGAAGATGCAATTTTTGGGTTTAACTGGAAATAGATTGTCAGGAGAAATACCAGCCTCCTTAGGCAACCTTACCCAGTTGTTTAAAATCGACTTACATGATAACAGATTTGAAGGAACCATACCTCCAAGTTTAGTAAACTGCCAAAATTTGCAAATCTTGTACATTTCACAAAATAACCTTAATGGATCCATACCCAAGCAGCTTATTGGTACTTCTTCACCACTACTAGACATCAATTTATCTCACAACTCATTCACGGGCAAACTACCATTTGAAGTAGGTAATTTGAAAAGTATCTACAAACTGGATATCTCATACAATAATTTGTCTGGTGAAATTCCTATATCTATAGGAAATTGTTTGGTCTTGGAACATCTTGAACTGCAAGGGAATTCCTTTCATGGAGCCATACCATCATCTATGGCTTCTTTGAAAGGTCTTCGACATTTAGatgtttcac
This genomic window contains:
- the LOC126697683 gene encoding probable LRR receptor-like serine/threonine-protein kinase At3g47570 is translated as MTLHQTNLCASSSYSIYLHLMILLFLISLLCLQPTFIAAAPTNKTDRFALLKFKESVPLDPYNILSSWNDSMHFCNWLGVKCGHRHQRVTVLDLQGHKLRGTLSPYIGNLSFLRSIILQNNSFYGKIPQEIGHLFRLQGLYLNNNTVEGEIPSSLSNCSNLKFLNLGVNKLIGKIPTEVGSLTKLKLLQLSANDLVGGIPPSLGNLSSLTDFHVSYNNLVGNIPNAIGQLNGLVFFTISVNNLSGTIPSSLYNVSSLQTFSVGGNQLNGTLPANIGLNLPNLQNFLFGQNEFSGPIPTSLGNATQLQKIDLGKNKFLGSIPTNLGNLPNLLVLALRRNYLGKSLHIFTSLTNCSRLYILDLSSNQFDGVLPNPVSNFSSQLNELFLGINEISGTIPGSLTNLFNLILLGLNDNHFTGVIPTTFGKFEKMQFLGLTGNRLSGEIPASLGNLTQLFKIDLHDNRFEGTIPPSLVNCQNLQILYISQNNLNGSIPKQLIGTSSPLLDINLSHNSFTGKLPFEVGNLKSIYKLDISYNNLSGEIPISIGNCLVLEHLELQGNSFHGAIPSSMASLKGLRHLDVSQNNLSGSIPKGLEKLLFLENLNLSFNNFEGELPMEGVFKNISVVSLIGNTKLCGGIPKLQLPKCPVNVMKPRKSIGFKLAIVIISVVQIFLIFSSILLVWMKKSKKKSPSTVPTMNLLQNVSYKELYQATSGFSPSNLIGSGGFGSVYKGLIHPEERPIAVKVLNLQQKGASKSFMVECNVLRNIRHRNLVKILTCCSSMDYSGNQFKALVFEFMTNGSLDFWLHQGLDNENQSRNLSLLQRLNVAIDVASAIDYLHNHSLQPIIHCDLKPSNVLLDNDMVAHVSDFGLARLLPITNDSSGKQTSTIGIKGSVGYIAPEYGMGGEASIEADVYSYGILLLEIFLGKRPTDNMFKDGLNLHNFAKMALPEKLVQIVDPILLPREVDEAPTAIVAARAYNNGNEIQVDVEAHGIPNLCQMDPNVHKCLVSILEIGLACSMESPKDRMKMKEVTRELHMIKKAFLGSAM